One segment of Thermosynechococcus sp. HN-54 DNA contains the following:
- a CDS encoding fatty acid desaturase, protein MTQATVAKPPIAWPTATFIIFVHLGALLAFLPSMFSWKAVLLALVLHWLTAGIGITLGWHRLVTHRSFQVPKWLEYFLVFCGTLSMQGGPIWWVGLHRHHHLYSDQPNDHHDSRKGFWWSHIEWMFREVPAEAEIPRFTKDIADDPVYQFLDKYFLPIQAVLAILLYLWGGWPFVVWGIFVRLVTVYHTTWLVNSATHTFGYRTFETTDHSTNCWWVALLTFGEGWHNNHHAYQYSARHGLQWWELDLTWLTIRLLQFLGLATKVRLVEAPAASSQD, encoded by the coding sequence ATGACCCAAGCCACTGTTGCCAAACCCCCCATTGCTTGGCCTACGGCAACCTTTATTATTTTTGTACACCTCGGTGCTCTTCTTGCTTTTTTACCCAGCATGTTTAGCTGGAAGGCAGTCTTGCTGGCGCTTGTGCTTCACTGGTTGACGGCTGGCATCGGGATTACCCTTGGTTGGCACCGCCTCGTTACCCATCGCAGCTTCCAAGTTCCCAAATGGTTAGAGTATTTCTTGGTCTTTTGCGGCACCCTCTCAATGCAAGGGGGGCCGATTTGGTGGGTTGGGCTGCACCGCCATCATCATCTCTACTCTGATCAGCCGAATGATCACCACGACTCGCGTAAGGGCTTTTGGTGGAGCCATATTGAATGGATGTTTCGTGAGGTGCCAGCGGAAGCAGAGATTCCCCGTTTCACCAAAGATATTGCTGATGATCCGGTCTATCAGTTTCTTGACAAGTACTTTCTGCCCATTCAGGCGGTCTTGGCCATTCTGCTTTACCTGTGGGGCGGCTGGCCGTTTGTGGTTTGGGGAATTTTTGTGCGCCTTGTAACGGTCTATCACACCACTTGGCTGGTCAATAGTGCCACCCATACCTTTGGCTATCGCACGTTTGAAACCACGGATCACTCAACCAATTGCTGGTGGGTCGCCCTGTTAACCTTTGGTGAGGGGTGGCATAACAACCACCATGCCTATCAATACTCAGCGCGCCATGGTTTGCAGTGGTGGGAACTAGACCTGACGTGGCTAACAATTCGACTCCTGCAATTTCTGGGCTTGGCCACAAAGGTGCGTTTGGTGGAGGCACCGGCAGCTTCTTCCCAAGACTAG